The genomic segment TATACTGCTGATTCCCAGTGAGGCACTCCGTGTGCCGCCCCTGTCCAGGGAATGTACCCAATCTAATTTATGTTCTTTTTTACAATTTTCATAACGTGTTGAATCTGTATCAATAGAAATACTTACTATGTTCAGGCTTTCCTCCGTAAATTGCTCCCTTAATATCTTTATATCAGGGATTTGTTGTATACACGGACCACACCAGCTTGCCCAAAAATCAAGTAAGACAAAGCGCTCTTTTTGATTCTTATATCGAATTGTATCCCCGTGACTGTCTTTGAAGTACACCTCCGGCATAGGCATGTTCTCGCCTAAATGTACGAGACTTATTTTTTTCTGTAATGTTGCAGTGATCTGTTTTCCTTCACCCGTAAATCTGAATTTTTGCGGAAACGTTTTTTCGTAATATATTAATAAGGATTTATAATATTCGGGATCGGGGACGATCATATTTGTCAGTCCAAGCACCTGACTCTTAAAATAATAAAAGGAGAAAAAATGATCCGCATAGGATGTCATGAAATCCATGGATTTCGCATTTATTGTTTTGATCAGAGTGGTAAGTTCATATTTAATGGAGTCGTTACTTCCTATCTCATGACCATGCTTTTTAAACAGATCGTTTAGCTTATTCAGTTCGGCTTGTTGCCCCCGCCTCAGGTCACGATACATCTCGTTGGTAATGGAATCATAGATAGCAGTAAAATTTGGATTAGCAACCGAATAAAACGGAGTGTCTGTTCTGTTCGCATCATAGAAAAGATTCAAAGTTGCGCCGTCGCTATTTATAAAATAATCTAGACCGGATTTGCGGTCATAAGTGAGTCTTATGGTCGGGTATGGGGTATACACCGGTTTATTGATCACGAGAACAGAATCCACCCCGCTTAAATCGACGGGCTCCAATACGACCCCATCGTCGAAATCTACACTCAATCTATCTTTATCAATCTCATGGAAATTAATGCTGACACGAACTTGATTCTTTAGCTGCGCAACACTGGGAAAAACTGAAAAAATTGCCCAGGCCATCAAAAATATCGAGCGAGAAGGGTGGCCGATTAAAATATGCATATCATTTTCTTTTCTAGGAGTAAATAAGTTTATAACGACGGCAAGTCTAGCAAAAAACCGCTATATCAGTAAAGAAAATAACGTTATTTAACAACTCTACATCGTGTAAACAGACGCCAGATACCAGCACACCGCCCAAATACAGTCAAACACCCTGCATACTGCCTTATTTTGTACAAAAACAAACCATTTCTGAACAAATCGATACCCTTAACATGACTGCCTCTGGCTATTTTTGTCCAGTACCTAAACCAATTATAAATATTAAATAATAACCAAACTTGCAGTATGAAACAAGATACACCTGTTTACAAGCACGCTATCTACGGTACATAAGTACGGATTACTCCATGCTTCTTAATAAATAACTGATGATCAATCGACATAAAGACTTTCTTAGATACGAATCAATGAACAGACAAATGATATTAAAAAGGGCAACTAAACTTATTTTATTCGTGCTTTGCGTTTTTGCATTGCCGTCCCTCGCTCAAAAAAACAGGAAACAAGACGGCGGGAACACTTCAGATGAAATCTTATTGAAGCCAAAATACGACGGACACTCCCTGTTGCGTAATCCATTAAACGGATGGGTAATGTATGCTCCGCGTAATGCGGATGAAACCTACTGGGATACGGAGTATTTTGTGCCGGCACTCGGAAAAAAAGTCAAAGTCATTGATTATGCTTCTGCTTGCTATGTACGCACAAGCTGGTCTTCGCTGAATCCGGAGGATGGTGTGTACGCCTGGGACAATCCTGATTCTAAAATCGGAAATCTAATCAAGGGAGCACAAAAACGAGGACTGCCTATTGCACTTCGTATTGTGGTGGATGGGCGTGACCAAGGTCAAAATACGCCTAAATTTGTATTTGATGCAGGTGCTAGCTACTATTTGGAAGATCAAAAACATCCCGACAGACAAACTCCATACCCGCAGGACCCCATATTCAGAAAATACTATGGCAAATTTATAGCGGCTCTGGCCAACGCATTTAATGATCCCGATAAAACTTCGTTTATCGATGCCTATGGCCTGGGAAAATGGGGTGAAGCGCATTATGTAGTCTATGAAGACCCCAAAAAAGCAAGCCCTGAAACTACCGAGACATTAAAAGAAGAAACCATGGACTGGGTAACCGATTTATACGCCAAAACCTTTACAAAGATCCCCTTAGTCATCAATTATCACCGGTTGGTCGGCCATCCACAAAGCTGGGGAGCGGTTAACCCAAATAGCGAAAGATTACTGGATAAAGTCATTGATAAAGGCTATAGTCTGCGCCAGGACGCGTTCGGTATGACCGGTTACTATCAAGATTGGGAAAAAGATTTTGCCCGTAAATGGAATTTTAAGCGTCCTATTATTATGGAGGGCGGCTGGATTGTCGCTCCGGGTAAACATCGCTACTGGAAAGATCCTAGTGGAAAATATCGGGAAGGGCATGACGAGGATGTAAGAAAAGGAGAATTTGAGATGT from the Sphingobacterium thalpophilum genome contains:
- a CDS encoding TlpA family protein disulfide reductase, with protein sequence MHILIGHPSRSIFLMAWAIFSVFPSVAQLKNQVRVSINFHEIDKDRLSVDFDDGVVLEPVDLSGVDSVLVINKPVYTPYPTIRLTYDRKSGLDYFINSDGATLNLFYDANRTDTPFYSVANPNFTAIYDSITNEMYRDLRRGQQAELNKLNDLFKKHGHEIGSNDSIKYELTTLIKTINAKSMDFMTSYADHFFSFYYFKSQVLGLTNMIVPDPEYYKSLLIYYEKTFPQKFRFTGEGKQITATLQKKISLVHLGENMPMPEVYFKDSHGDTIRYKNQKERFVLLDFWASWCGPCIQQIPDIKILREQFTEESLNIVSISIDTDSTRYENCKKEHKLDWVHSLDRGGTRSASLGISSIPTVLLLDPDGKIVYYKNGGKLDIEKIGAIVRKKQRKN